In the Candidatus Saccharibacteria bacterium oral taxon 488 genome, one interval contains:
- the recA gene encoding recombinase RecA, whose amino-acid sequence MASAAKTDNKHQTDAATGTAQAPEKKIDNGKLKALGLAMDQITKQFGDGSIMKLGEAHKVDVEVIPSGSLSLDLALGGGYPKGRIIEIYGPESSGKTTLTLHAIAEIQKQGGTAAFIDAEHALDPSYAKRLGVDTENLLVSQPDNGEQALEITETLVRSNAVDLIVVDSVAALTPQAEIDGDMGDSHMGLQARLMSQALRKLTGIINKSKATVIFINQIRMKIGVMFGNPETTTGGNALKFYASQRVDIRRIGQIKVGDDILGNRTKIKVVKNKIAPPFRIAEFDIMYNEGISKTGDILDLAATHGIIEKSGAFYKYNGETIGQGRDKTKLYLKEHPEVLAEITQKVRDNVKEGEN is encoded by the coding sequence ATGGCTAGCGCAGCGAAAACCGATAATAAACACCAAACAGACGCCGCAACTGGCACGGCTCAGGCGCCAGAAAAAAAGATTGATAATGGTAAATTAAAGGCATTGGGCCTGGCCATGGATCAGATCACCAAGCAGTTTGGTGATGGTTCGATCATGAAACTCGGCGAGGCGCACAAAGTTGACGTTGAAGTGATCCCATCGGGTTCGTTGAGCCTTGATTTGGCGCTAGGCGGCGGCTATCCAAAGGGTCGCATCATTGAGATTTACGGCCCAGAGTCTAGCGGTAAAACAACCTTGACGCTACATGCTATTGCTGAAATCCAAAAGCAGGGCGGCACGGCAGCGTTCATCGACGCTGAGCATGCGCTTGACCCGAGCTATGCCAAGCGGTTGGGCGTGGACACCGAAAATCTACTAGTGTCGCAGCCAGACAACGGTGAGCAGGCATTGGAGATTACCGAAACATTGGTGCGCTCAAACGCGGTGGATCTGATTGTGGTGGACTCGGTGGCAGCACTGACGCCGCAAGCGGAAATTGACGGCGATATGGGTGATTCGCACATGGGGCTGCAGGCACGGCTGATGAGCCAGGCGCTGCGCAAATTGACTGGTATCATCAACAAGTCGAAAGCGACGGTGATTTTCATCAACCAGATTCGCATGAAGATTGGCGTGATGTTTGGTAATCCGGAGACGACGACGGGTGGTAACGCGCTGAAGTTTTATGCCTCGCAGCGGGTGGATATTCGCCGGATCGGGCAGATCAAGGTTGGCGATGATATCCTCGGTAACCGCACTAAGATCAAGGTGGTGAAAAATAAGATTGCGCCGCCATTCCGCATTGCTGAGTTTGATATTATGTATAACGAAGGCATCTCTAAAACTGGTGATATTCTGGATTTGGCAGCTACACATGGTATCATAGAAAAGTCAGGTGCCTTTTACAAGTATAACGGCGAGACCATTGGCCAGGGCCGCGACAAGACAAAATTGTATCTGAAAGAACATCCTGAGGTTTTAGCAGAAATTACTCAGAAGGTTCGCGATAACGTAAAAGAAGGAGAAAACTAA
- a CDS encoding CBS domain-containing protein, which produces MSDILLGILYVMVLIVLVMVMGVHPQASSHSKFELQRRARRGDQDAQHLLKRHALMRDIFSLQRVIAAVLLVTLSVIGVELFHWLLGIIISLVIALEIGAVARISLWQQYSQRLYERYEGRILALIEKFPTLFAMIRSVAPMPNDGYDIESKEELVAMVEQAGEALSEDEKKMVIGVLSFDTVPVKEVMTPCSVIDTVDHDEVLGPLVLDALHKTGHSRFPVTKGDIDHVVGMLYIQDLLTINRSSTSRRVRAVMEKKVYYIREDQTLQHALAAFLRVRHHLFIVVNEFRETVGIVSLEDVMERMLGHKIIDEFDAHEDLRRVAQRNPRHNNRTKHARDVA; this is translated from the coding sequence ATGAGCGATATTTTGCTAGGAATTTTGTATGTGATGGTGCTGATAGTGCTCGTAATGGTCATGGGCGTCCATCCGCAGGCCTCGTCACATAGCAAGTTCGAGCTGCAGCGGCGAGCACGTCGCGGTGATCAGGATGCGCAACATTTGTTAAAGCGACATGCACTGATGCGGGATATTTTCTCATTGCAGCGGGTGATTGCGGCGGTGCTGCTGGTGACACTCAGTGTCATCGGTGTGGAGTTGTTTCATTGGCTACTGGGTATTATTATCTCGCTAGTGATCGCATTGGAGATAGGAGCAGTGGCGCGGATTTCATTATGGCAACAATATTCTCAGCGGCTTTACGAGCGGTATGAGGGGCGAATTTTGGCGCTGATCGAGAAGTTTCCGACGTTGTTTGCGATGATTCGCTCGGTGGCGCCGATGCCCAATGACGGCTATGATATTGAGTCAAAAGAAGAGCTCGTCGCCATGGTCGAGCAGGCGGGTGAGGCGCTTAGCGAGGATGAGAAAAAGATGGTCATCGGCGTGCTGTCGTTTGATACGGTGCCGGTCAAGGAAGTGATGACGCCGTGTAGCGTGATTGATACAGTGGATCATGACGAGGTACTAGGCCCCCTGGTGCTGGACGCGCTGCACAAGACCGGACATAGCCGCTTCCCGGTGACGAAGGGTGATATTGATCATGTGGTAGGGATGCTATACATTCAGGACCTACTGACAATTAATCGTTCATCAACGAGCAGGCGAGTGCGAGCGGTCATGGAGAAAAAGGTGTATTATATCCGCGAGGATCAGACATTGCAGCACGCGCTGGCGGCGTTTTTGCGAGTGCGGCATCACTTGTTCATCGTGGTGAATGAGTTTCGCGAGACGGTTGGTATCGTCAGCCTGGAGGATGTGATGGAGCGGATGCTGGGGCATAAGATCATTGACGAGTTTGATGCGCACGAGGATCTGCGGCGGGTGGCGCAGCGTAATCCACGCCATAACAATCGGACAAAACATGCCCGTGACGTCGCATAA